The Leifsonia sp. ZF2019 DNA segment AGGTTGCGGAGCACCTTGCGCAGCGCGAAGCGGCGCACGGCGCGGTCGTTGGAGGTGAAGCCGCCGTCCTTGAACACCGGCGCGCTGAAGAGGTTGGTGGTGACCATCGGCACGATGACGCCGGTGTCGGCGAGGACCTGCTTGAGGCGGTCGATCTGCTTCTGCCGCTCGGCGTCGGTGGAGCCGAACGCGAAGAGGTCGTCGTCGTGGAAGGTGAGGCCGTAGGCGCCGAGCTCGCTGAGCTTGGTCACCGCCTCGACCACGTCGAGCTGGGGGCGGGTGGGGCCGCCGAACGGGTCGGTGCCGTTGTAGCCGATCGTCCACAGTCCGAACGAGAACTTGTCGGCGCGGGTGGGGGTGAGGCTCATGGTTCTGCTTTCCTTCAACGTCGTCGGTGATTTGTTGTTTCGATAAACTTATATCAGGAGATCGCGTCGGCCGCGACCCCGATGCGCTCGATCGCGACCGGCACGATCCGGGCATCGGACGCGGAGACGACGTGGAGGTCGCCCGTGATCGTGAGGGTAGCGCTCGTCTCGCGCTCAGCACAGGAGGGACCGACCCACAGCTCGATCGCCCCCGGCTCGACGACGCGCCGGAGCGACCGGTCGCTGAACGCGAGGCGGGCGGTCGGAACGTCGAACCGTACCTCCGCCTCCTCGCCCGTATCGAGATCCACGCGGGCGTACGCGAGCAGCTGCGCCACCGGCCGGGTCACGCTCGCCTGCACGTCGCGGGCGTAGAGCTGCACCACATCCGACCCGCCCCGGTCGCCGGTGTTGGCGACGCGGACGCGCGCGGTGAACGTGCCGCCCGCCTCCACCTCGGCGTCGACGGTCAGCTCCGCGCGGGAGAACGACGTGTACGAGAGCCCGTGGCCGAACGGCAGCACCGGCGTGCTGTCGGCACTCGTGATCTCGTTCGGGCCGCCGAGCAGCGGGTGGAGGTAAGAGTAAGGCTGGGCGCCGGCGGAGCGCGGCAGCGAGACCGGGAGCCGCCCGCTGGGCGACACCGCGCCGGACAGGACGCGGGCGACAGCGGCCGCCCCCTCCTCGCCCGGGAAGAACGACTGGAGCACGGCGGCCGGCGCCGTCGGGCCGTCGACCGCCCAGGCGAGAGCGTACGGCCGGCCCGAGAGCACGACGACGACCACCGGCGTCCCCGTGCGCACGACCTCCTCGACCAGCTCGCGCTGCACGCCGGGGAGCTCGAGGCTCTCCACGTCGTTGCCCTCGCCGACGGTGCCGCGCCCGAAGAGCCCCGCACGGTCTCCGACCACCACGATCGCGACGTCGGCGGTCTGCGCGGCGGCGACCGCGGCCGGGATGCCGGTGCGGTCGTCGCCCTCCACCGCGCAGCCGCTCTCGTGCACGATCCGGGCGTGCGGGAACTCCGTGCGCAGACCCGCGAGCACCGACGGGATCTCGAACCCGAGCGGGAACTCGGGGTGGTGCGCGAGCACGTGATTGGCGAAGGAGTAGCAGCCCATCAGGGCTTCCGGCCCGTCCGCGTTGGGGCCGACGACGGCGATCCGGCCGGGGGCCGGCGCGAGCGGCAGCGTCCCGTCGTTGGTCAGCAGCACCAGGGACTCCTCCGCCAGGCGGCGCGCGACGGCGCGGTGGGCGGGGCTGTCGATGTCGATCTCGGCGGGAGGCGTGTCGAACGTGGCGTCGAGCAGTCCGAGCTCCTCCTTCTGGGACAGCACGCGCAGCACGGCCCGGTCGACGAGGCCCTCGTCGACCGCACCCGAGCGCACCGCATCGGCAAGCGGTTCGAGGTAGGCGTCACCGGTCGGCAGCTCGACGTCGATGCCCGCCGCGAGGGCGAGCGCCGCCGCCTCGCCCAGATCGCCGGCGACGCCGTGCATCGTGTGGAGGAAGGCGACGGAGAAGTAGTCGGCGACGACGGCGCCGTCGAAGCCCCACTCCTCGCGCAGCACACCGGTCAGGTACTCGGGGTTCGCCGCGGTAGGGATGCCGTCGATCTCGGCATACGAGTTCATGACCGAGCGCACGCCGCCGTCCCGCACCGCCATCTCGAACGGGGGGAGCAGCACATCGCGCAGCTCGCGCGGCCCGGCGTGCACGGGGGCGTGGTTGCGGCCCGACTGAGAGGCGGAGTAGCCGACGAAGTGCTTCAGCGTCGCGTGCACGCCGGCATCCTGCAGCCCCCGGACGAACGCGGTCCCGATCGTGCCGACCACGTACGGGTCCTCGGAGATGCACTCGTCGACCCGGCCCCAGCGGGGATCCCGCACCACGTCGAGCACCGGCGCGAGGCCCTGGTGGATGCCGAGGGAGCGCATCGACCCGCCGATCAGTCCGGCCATCTCTTCCACCAGCTCCGGGTCGAACGACGCCCCCCAGGCGAGCGGCGTCGGGAAGGTCGCGGCCTTCCACGCGGCCAGGCCGGTGAGGCACTCCTCGTGCACGAGCGCCGGGATGCCGAGGCGGGTGCCCTGCACCAGCCGGCGCTGCTCGTTCCACAGCCAGGCGGCACGCTCGGCGGGATCGACGGGCCGCGTGCCGTAGACGCGTGTGAGGTGTCCGATGCCGTGCGCGGTCACGTCCTCGTAACGGCCGGGGTTGCCCATCTCGCCGGCCATCGGGGCGACGAGCTCGTCGCCCTTGTCGACCCAGTACCCCACCAGCTGCGCCAGCTTCTCGTCGAGGGTCATCTCCGCGTGCAGCAGGCGGACCCGCTCCGACACGGTCGGGAGCGTGGTTTCGCTCATGGAATCACTCACAGTTCTCTCGCGGGCGAGGGGTCAGCCCTTGACCGCGCCGGTCAGGCCGCCGACGATCCGGCGTTCGAACAGGCTGAAGAAGATCAGGGCCGGGATCATGGACAGGGAGGTGAAGGCGAGCACCTTCGCGGTGTCGACGGAGTACTGCGACGAGAACGCCTGCACTCCGAGCGGCAGCGTGAACGTCGCCTCGTTGTTGAGGATGAACAGGGGGAGGAGGTAGCTGTTCCAGCTGCCGATGAAGGCCAGGATGCCCGTCGTGATCACGCCGGGCAGCGACAGCCGCAGTACCATCCGGAAGAAGAACCCGAGCCGGCTGCAGCCGTCGATGAAGGCGGCCTCCTGGATCTCGTCGGGGATCGCGCGCAGGAACGGCACCAGGATGATGATCGTCGTGGGCAGGGCGAACGCGATCTGGGGGATGATGACGCCCCCGAGCGAGTTCATCAGCCCGAGGTTGCGCACCACGATGTACAGCGGGGTGATGGCGACCGTGATCGGGAACATCAGTCCGGCGGCGAACAGGGCGTAGAGCACCCCGCGCCCGCGGAAGCTGTAGCGGGCGAGGACGTAGCTCGCCATCAGCCCCAGCGCGACCGCGCCGATCGTCGTCGCCAGGGCGGCGATCGTGGAGTTGAGCACCTGGCCCCAGAAGACGCTGCCGCCGAGCACGCCGAGGTAGTTCTGGACGTTCCACGGGTTCGGGAGGCCGGCCGGGTCGACCGTGATCTGGGAGTTGGTGCGGAAGCCGCCGAGGATGATGTAGGCGATCGGCACCAGCATGAGCGCGATCACGACCAGGGCGATGAAGTACACCGCGGGCGACCCCCACGGGAGCGACTGCCGCTGCGCTTTGCGCTGGGCGCGGGAGGGGCGGGTCGGGCGGGATGCGGTGAGCGCGGTCATCGCGCCTTCCTTCCGGTTCGGGGGGCCTTCGCCGGCTCCGTGAGCGCGCCGGCGGTGTCGCGGCGGAGCACGAAGCGCTGGTAGACCAGGGCGACGATGAGCGAGATGAGGAAGATCACGACCGCGACCGCGTTGCCGTAGCCGTAGTTGCCGGCGTTGCGGCCGTTGGCCACCATGTAGGTCGCCATCGTCGAGGTGCCCGCGGTGGAGGCCACGTACTGTCCCCAGATGATGTAGACGAGGTCGAAGAGCTGCAGCGCGCCGATGATCGAGAGGAACGCCCAGATGCGCAGGGTCGGCCCGAGCAGCGGCAGCGTGATCCGGCGCTGGATCTGCCAGTAGGACGCCCCGTCGAGCGCCGCCGCCTCGTAGAGCTCCTCCGGCACGCCCTGCAGACCGGCCAGGAAGAGGATGACCGCGAAGCCCACGTACTTCCAGGTCAGGATGCCCATCAGGGTCCAGATGGCGATGTTCGGGTCGGACAGCCAGTCGTGGGCGAGGGCGCCGAGCCCCAGGTTCTCGAGCGCCCCGTTGAGTGCGCCGTTGGTCTGGAGCATGAGGCTCCATCCCGTCCCGACCACCACCTCCGAGATGACGTAGGGCACGAAGATCAGCACGCGGATGAGGGACTGCCCGCGCATCCGGCGATTCAGCAGCAGGGCGAGCAGGATGGCGATCGGCCCCTGCAGGACGAGCGACAT contains these protein-coding regions:
- a CDS encoding beta-glucosidase family protein, whose amino-acid sequence is MSETTLPTVSERVRLLHAEMTLDEKLAQLVGYWVDKGDELVAPMAGEMGNPGRYEDVTAHGIGHLTRVYGTRPVDPAERAAWLWNEQRRLVQGTRLGIPALVHEECLTGLAAWKAATFPTPLAWGASFDPELVEEMAGLIGGSMRSLGIHQGLAPVLDVVRDPRWGRVDECISEDPYVVGTIGTAFVRGLQDAGVHATLKHFVGYSASQSGRNHAPVHAGPRELRDVLLPPFEMAVRDGGVRSVMNSYAEIDGIPTAANPEYLTGVLREEWGFDGAVVADYFSVAFLHTMHGVAGDLGEAAALALAAGIDVELPTGDAYLEPLADAVRSGAVDEGLVDRAVLRVLSQKEELGLLDATFDTPPAEIDIDSPAHRAVARRLAEESLVLLTNDGTLPLAPAPGRIAVVGPNADGPEALMGCYSFANHVLAHHPEFPLGFEIPSVLAGLRTEFPHARIVHESGCAVEGDDRTGIPAAVAAAQTADVAIVVVGDRAGLFGRGTVGEGNDVESLELPGVQRELVEEVVRTGTPVVVVVLSGRPYALAWAVDGPTAPAAVLQSFFPGEEGAAAVARVLSGAVSPSGRLPVSLPRSAGAQPYSYLHPLLGGPNEITSADSTPVLPFGHGLSYTSFSRAELTVDAEVEAGGTFTARVRVANTGDRGGSDVVQLYARDVQASVTRPVAQLLAYARVDLDTGEEAEVRFDVPTARLAFSDRSLRRVVEPGAIELWVGPSCAERETSATLTITGDLHVVSASDARIVPVAIERIGVAADAIS
- a CDS encoding carbohydrate ABC transporter permease, with the protein product MTALTASRPTRPSRAQRKAQRQSLPWGSPAVYFIALVVIALMLVPIAYIILGGFRTNSQITVDPAGLPNPWNVQNYLGVLGGSVFWGQVLNSTIAALATTIGAVALGLMASYVLARYSFRGRGVLYALFAAGLMFPITVAITPLYIVVRNLGLMNSLGGVIIPQIAFALPTTIIILVPFLRAIPDEIQEAAFIDGCSRLGFFFRMVLRLSLPGVITTGILAFIGSWNSYLLPLFILNNEATFTLPLGVQAFSSQYSVDTAKVLAFTSLSMIPALIFFSLFERRIVGGLTGAVKG
- a CDS encoding carbohydrate ABC transporter permease, translated to MSNTRETPSALLPQADLAQHSGGDAIAAPPLSPRRRRRGLGWAGRAEIALLAGPAVLVFLAFVIFPVVMAAYYGFYRWAGYGPPTDFVGLQNYVVILTDPAFLQALGHNAFIVVMSLVLQGPIAILLALLLNRRMRGQSLIRVLIFVPYVISEVVVGTGWSLMLQTNGALNGALENLGLGALAHDWLSDPNIAIWTLMGILTWKYVGFAVILFLAGLQGVPEELYEAAALDGASYWQIQRRITLPLLGPTLRIWAFLSIIGALQLFDLVYIIWGQYVASTAGTSTMATYMVANGRNAGNYGYGNAVAVVIFLISLIVALVYQRFVLRRDTAGALTEPAKAPRTGRKAR